One window of Hujiaoplasma nucleasis genomic DNA carries:
- a CDS encoding acetyl-CoA hydrolase/transferase family protein codes for MKEAKKVTIDKIYDLVQSNSEIVVGMAANEPQEFMKNLHTIADSVKSVTVTNCLPITNADFFMNGDYRDSFFLDSWFYTKTLRKASQHGNISFIPNHLHFAGKKRLDYRKPHIFITAATPPDKHGFMSLSTSNVYEKEMVEAADIVVFEINPNFPRTFGDMEVHISDVDYLVEVDYPVPTLPNVEPNEKDLKIGQLIAEHIHDGDNLQLGIGGIPNAVAKSLIDKKDLGIHTEMFTSGMIDLIEAGVITGKKKTLHKGKHVCCFAMGSKELYDYIDNNPSVMILPGSYVNDPAVMGLNDNQVSINSTIEVDLTGQCCSESIGTMQISGTGGQADTAIGAQNAKNGRSFISLYSTTTLKNKETGEYEEVSKIVPTLKAGAAVSLSRNDVDYVVTEYGIVNLRGKNIRERAELLISIAHPKFRDALRKEAIEAGFLHEHF; via the coding sequence ATGAAAGAAGCAAAAAAGGTAACGATAGACAAGATTTATGATTTAGTCCAATCAAATTCTGAAATTGTTGTTGGTATGGCTGCCAATGAACCTCAAGAATTTATGAAAAACCTACATACCATTGCTGACAGTGTTAAGTCTGTCACAGTGACCAATTGTTTGCCTATAACAAATGCAGACTTTTTTATGAATGGAGACTATAGGGATTCATTCTTTTTAGATTCATGGTTTTATACAAAAACATTAAGAAAAGCAAGTCAACATGGAAATATTTCGTTTATTCCTAATCATTTACATTTTGCAGGAAAAAAACGATTAGATTATAGAAAACCACATATATTTATTACAGCTGCGACACCACCGGATAAACATGGCTTTATGTCCTTATCAACATCTAATGTTTATGAAAAAGAAATGGTTGAAGCTGCCGACATCGTCGTCTTTGAAATCAACCCTAATTTTCCAAGGACCTTTGGTGATATGGAAGTCCATATCTCAGATGTTGATTATTTAGTTGAAGTGGATTATCCTGTACCAACACTACCAAATGTAGAGCCTAATGAAAAAGACTTAAAAATTGGTCAGTTAATAGCTGAACATATTCATGATGGTGATAATTTACAATTGGGCATTGGTGGTATACCAAATGCAGTGGCTAAGTCGTTGATAGATAAAAAAGACTTAGGTATTCACACAGAAATGTTTACATCTGGGATGATTGATTTAATCGAAGCTGGTGTCATTACTGGTAAAAAGAAAACCTTACACAAGGGAAAACACGTTTGTTGTTTTGCCATGGGTTCAAAAGAACTTTATGACTATATTGATAACAATCCTTCAGTCATGATTTTACCTGGATCATATGTTAATGATCCAGCTGTCATGGGTTTGAATGACAATCAAGTATCTATTAATTCAACCATTGAAGTTGACTTAACTGGACAATGTTGTTCAGAATCAATAGGAACCATGCAAATTTCAGGAACTGGTGGACAAGCCGATACAGCCATTGGGGCTCAAAATGCTAAGAACGGTCGTTCATTTATTTCTCTATATTCAACAACAACCCTAAAAAATAAAGAAACTGGTGAATATGAAGAAGTATCAAAAATTGTTCCTACTTTAAAAGCAGGGGCTGCAGTTTCTTTATCAAGAAATGACGTTGATTATGTAGTTACAGAATATGGTATTGTTAATTTAAGAGGCAAGAACATTAGAGAACGAGCTGAATTATTAATTTCCATTGCCCATCCTAAATTTAGAGATGCTTTAAGAAAAGAAGCCATAGAAGCAGGTTTTTTACATGAGCATTTTTAA
- a CDS encoding ABC transporter ATP-binding protein: MSNPILQIKDLSLFFGGLKAVDELSFNVPEGEIVALIGPNGAGKTTVFNCVTRFYDHYTGDIIYYNNSGEAINLRDYEVTDVIYQGIARTFQNIELIPDLSIIDNVLIGAHKEIKSSVFEHIFKSPRMVKQEKVLYHRAEEILNFLNIGMIKDMYAFGLPYGILKKIELARALIAKPRLLILDEPAAGLNEQETDELAKIIRKLKSEWNMTILLIEHDMSFVMNISDHVCAISFGKFLAYDIPESIKSNPLVQEAYLGKDE, translated from the coding sequence ATGAGTAATCCAATTTTACAAATCAAAGATTTATCCTTGTTTTTTGGTGGTTTAAAAGCTGTTGACGAACTTAGTTTTAATGTTCCGGAAGGGGAAATAGTGGCGTTAATTGGACCAAATGGCGCCGGGAAAACCACAGTGTTTAATTGTGTGACACGCTTTTACGATCACTATACTGGTGACATAATCTATTACAATAATTCTGGTGAAGCTATTAATTTACGTGATTATGAAGTAACCGATGTAATATATCAAGGTATTGCTAGAACATTTCAAAATATAGAGTTGATTCCTGATTTATCAATTATTGATAATGTTTTGATTGGTGCTCATAAAGAAATCAAATCAAGCGTTTTTGAACATATTTTCAAATCACCAAGAATGGTAAAACAAGAAAAAGTCCTATATCATAGGGCAGAAGAAATTTTAAATTTTCTAAATATTGGAATGATTAAGGATATGTATGCATTTGGCTTACCTTATGGGATTCTTAAGAAAATTGAACTGGCACGAGCATTAATTGCCAAACCCAGATTATTAATATTGGATGAACCAGCTGCAGGATTAAATGAGCAAGAAACTGATGAACTAGCTAAAATAATTAGAAAATTAAAATCTGAATGGAATATGACAATTTTATTAATTGAACATGATATGAGTTTTGTGATGAATATTTCCGATCATGTATGTGCAATTAGTTTTGGTAAATTCTTAGCCTATGATATACCAGAAAGCATTAAATCAAATCCTTTGGTTCAAGAAGCTTACTTGGGAAAGGATGAATAA
- a CDS encoding signal peptidase I, with amino-acid sequence MENVKGKNDLLKKIGNIAFYVVLGIVLLYAIFALFSKKEENQISFFGITSLAVQSDSMSPTFDKGDLIFISTDFNLSDIVEEEGVVITYWDSTLEEYNTHRIVNVFDAGEGVYFLTTKGDGNPDNDRVLLRVSSDDLNDIVGVWNGRSWSNFGSFVDGFTGFLKSSLGFFLLIVLPAVGFLAYEVVRFVKIYAEYNNKKTMEDRVKMQEEAIAEAKRQLEAEQKKQEEDKE; translated from the coding sequence ATGGAGAATGTAAAAGGGAAAAATGATTTACTTAAAAAAATAGGCAATATTGCTTTTTATGTTGTGTTAGGAATTGTGTTATTATATGCAATATTCGCTTTATTTTCTAAGAAAGAAGAAAACCAAATTTCTTTCTTTGGTATAACGTCTTTAGCTGTTCAATCAGATTCAATGAGTCCTACTTTTGATAAGGGTGATTTGATTTTTATTTCTACGGATTTTAATTTATCTGATATTGTTGAAGAGGAAGGTGTTGTTATAACTTATTGGGATAGTACTTTAGAAGAGTATAACACACATAGAATTGTTAATGTTTTTGATGCTGGGGAAGGGGTGTATTTTTTAACAACAAAAGGTGATGGAAATCCAGATAACGATAGAGTTTTGTTAAGAGTTTCTAGTGATGATTTAAATGATATTGTTGGGGTATGGAATGGACGTTCTTGGTCTAACTTTGGATCATTTGTTGATGGATTTACTGGATTTTTAAAATCAAGTTTAGGATTCTTTTTATTAATTGTTTTACCTGCAGTTGGATTCTTAGCTTATGAAGTTGTTCGTTTTGTTAAAATATATGCTGAATATAATAATAAAAAGACAATGGAAGATAGAGTTAAAATGCAAGAAGAAGCGATTGCTGAAGCTAAAAGACAATTAGAAGCAGAGCAAAAAAAACAAGAAGAAGATAAAGAATAA
- a CDS encoding branched-chain amino acid ABC transporter permease, whose translation MDKQEKQLNFSNFIIKSKEVILKVLSMPQVHYILVGILLLYIGRSIVNGPKAPNINFMAEVLIYTIAALGLNLLLGFSGLVSLSTAAFIGVTTNGMNLLINTFEYSFILSAIIMIIISALFGLLIGFLSLQMEGIYLAIATLFVGYILTQFFTATEIFNNGRSVRIGAVNLYGDVVLNNILPADRIVLYNIVVVMLVLMFIITHHIIKSPTGRALMAISRSQHAAQAMGIKVKKYRIMAFVIATIFASVAGISHVIFSQTTGTADKWGLNLSLLILAVVVIGGMKSVLGMLLGAFIIFGVPSLYLQDLEWFKGVESIMTGLLLVLVIIFYPYGLAHIYYDIKKIYYKIKTRIKARLVKNNE comes from the coding sequence ATGGATAAACAAGAAAAACAACTAAATTTTTCTAATTTTATTATCAAGTCAAAAGAAGTTATATTAAAAGTACTTTCTATGCCTCAGGTACATTATATTCTTGTTGGTATATTGTTATTGTATATTGGTAGGAGTATTGTAAATGGACCTAAAGCACCTAATATTAACTTTATGGCTGAGGTACTTATATATACAATTGCTGCTTTGGGGCTAAATTTACTATTGGGATTTAGCGGGTTGGTTTCTCTAAGTACCGCAGCTTTTATTGGTGTAACAACCAATGGAATGAATTTATTAATCAATACATTCGAATATAGTTTTATTTTATCTGCAATCATTATGATAATTATTTCAGCTTTGTTTGGTTTATTGATTGGATTTTTATCTTTACAGATGGAAGGTATTTACCTTGCTATCGCGACATTGTTTGTGGGTTATATCTTAACTCAATTCTTCACTGCAACAGAGATTTTTAACAATGGTAGATCAGTTAGAATAGGTGCAGTAAATCTTTATGGTGATGTAGTTTTGAATAATATTTTACCAGCAGATAGAATCGTGTTATATAATATTGTCGTAGTGATGTTGGTGCTTATGTTTATTATAACCCATCACATCATTAAAAGTCCCACGGGTAGAGCTTTAATGGCGATTAGTCGGAGTCAACATGCGGCTCAAGCTATGGGAATAAAAGTGAAAAAGTATCGTATAATGGCTTTTGTAATTGCGACTATTTTCGCATCTGTTGCCGGGATTTCTCATGTCATTTTTTCTCAAACAACAGGTACCGCTGATAAATGGGGATTGAATTTGTCACTATTGATTTTAGCTGTCGTTGTCATCGGGGGTATGAAGTCTGTGTTAGGTATGCTTCTGGGTGCCTTCATTATCTTTGGTGTACCTTCATTGTATTTGCAAGATTTAGAGTGGTTTAAAGGTGTTGAAAGTATCATGACAGGACTATTGTTAGTTCTCGTAATAATTTTCTATCCTTATGGGTTGGCGCATATTTACTACGACATAAAAAAAATATACTATAAGATTAAAACCAGAATAAAAGCAAGGTTGGTGAAAAATAATGAGTAA
- the phaZ gene encoding intracellular short-chain-length polyhydroxyalkanoate depolymerase: MEKKTIQINNNETIAYLEQGKGSKYLILVHGNVSSSVYFKPLLERLPDHIHVYAPDLRGFGDSSYDQPIKSLKDFADDLYLFMEKLDIPKADILGWSLGGGVVMEFAVKYPDKLDKLILLNSASHNGYPVFKKDDKNQMIIGQVYETREEMAKDPVQVLPLLMAYQTKNRDLLRTIYNMTIYTVNKPNEEDYALYIEDSLKQRNLVDVDFALASLNMGDTHNLYSEGDHSIQNIKAPTLHIWGSHDITVPESMVKANIEKINDSTYVKFDQCGHSPLVDKADQLTETILDFIK, from the coding sequence ATGGAAAAGAAAACTATTCAAATCAATAATAATGAAACAATTGCTTATTTAGAACAAGGAAAAGGATCAAAGTATTTAATCTTAGTTCATGGTAATGTATCATCTTCTGTTTATTTTAAACCTTTACTAGAAAGATTACCTGACCATATCCATGTTTACGCACCTGATTTAAGAGGTTTTGGTGACTCATCATATGATCAACCTATTAAGTCTTTAAAAGACTTTGCGGATGATTTATATTTATTTATGGAAAAACTAGATATTCCTAAGGCTGATATATTAGGTTGGTCTTTAGGTGGTGGGGTAGTTATGGAATTTGCGGTTAAGTACCCTGATAAGTTAGATAAGCTTATTTTACTGAACTCAGCTTCTCATAATGGCTATCCAGTCTTTAAAAAAGATGATAAGAATCAAATGATTATTGGCCAAGTTTATGAAACAAGAGAAGAAATGGCAAAAGATCCAGTTCAAGTTTTACCATTATTAATGGCTTATCAAACCAAGAACAGAGATTTATTAAGAACCATTTATAATATGACAATCTATACTGTTAATAAACCAAATGAAGAAGACTATGCTTTATATATAGAAGATTCTTTAAAACAAAGAAATTTAGTCGATGTTGATTTTGCCTTAGCTTCTTTAAATATGGGGGACACCCACAATTTATATTCTGAAGGCGATCATAGCATTCAAAATATTAAAGCACCAACCCTACATATTTGGGGAAGTCATGATATTACTGTTCCTGAATCGATGGTTAAAGCCAATATAGAGAAGATAAATGATTCAACTTATGTAAAATTTGATCAGTGTGGACACTCACCTTTAGTTGATAAAGCAGATCAATTAACAGAGACAATTCTTGATTTTATAAAATAA
- a CDS encoding ABC transporter substrate-binding protein, producing MKKILLVVTLFMLAATLVACGGTEEGTKEPLVHAQGVSDTEIIVGNTAVNDGPLGFVGAPFLAGMETYFSMVNEAGGVLGRDIRLIHYSDGFDGETGLTHTQTLVEVDKVFAMVGHFGTPTVGATAEYLETLGVPRVYYGTGTSLVYEEDVEGSASFPVQPVYEYEGEMMAARSIDSFDAQKIGLIYTANENGFEIKTGLERVASAQGVTVVSAQVSGTDFASAALTIIDADVDVVVLGMNQWSVVSALLELFANGNTKPAIMSYVAADASVIAQVKQVATAFDVYANAWVNTIDDEGNITPEFELYQTEIVKQYPEYENNSFAIAGWIAAMVFVKGLERMDADEAISWENFIEAMEESVFNYGLGSPLDFTGGKRVGTQIMSFLQMKVEDEVGYFEIAESMEAVDQILARQE from the coding sequence ATGAAAAAAATTCTATTAGTTGTTACTTTATTTATGCTAGCAGCTACATTAGTAGCTTGCGGTGGAACAGAAGAAGGGACGAAAGAACCATTGGTACATGCTCAAGGTGTTTCAGATACTGAAATTATAGTCGGAAATACTGCAGTGAATGATGGGCCACTAGGTTTTGTTGGTGCGCCTTTCTTAGCAGGTATGGAAACATACTTTAGTATGGTGAATGAAGCTGGCGGTGTCCTTGGCCGCGATATTCGTTTAATTCACTATAGTGATGGTTTCGATGGAGAAACTGGTCTAACACATACTCAAACGCTAGTCGAAGTTGACAAAGTATTTGCTATGGTAGGTCATTTTGGTACACCTACTGTTGGTGCTACCGCAGAATATCTAGAAACTTTAGGCGTTCCTAGAGTATATTACGGCACTGGTACTTCACTAGTATACGAAGAAGATGTAGAAGGTAGTGCAAGTTTCCCTGTACAACCGGTTTATGAGTATGAAGGTGAAATGATGGCTGCAAGAAGTATCGATTCTTTTGATGCTCAAAAAATTGGGTTAATCTATACCGCTAATGAAAATGGTTTTGAAATTAAAACTGGTTTAGAGAGAGTTGCCTCTGCCCAAGGGGTAACTGTTGTATCAGCTCAAGTGTCAGGAACAGATTTTGCTTCAGCTGCTTTAACAATCATCGATGCTGATGTTGATGTAGTTGTTCTAGGGATGAATCAATGGAGCGTTGTTTCTGCTTTATTAGAGTTGTTTGCTAACGGAAATACAAAACCTGCAATCATGAGTTATGTTGCGGCAGATGCTTCAGTAATTGCGCAAGTTAAACAAGTTGCAACAGCATTTGATGTTTATGCAAATGCATGGGTTAACACAATTGACGATGAAGGGAATATCACACCTGAATTTGAATTATATCAAACTGAAATTGTTAAGCAATATCCTGAATATGAAAACAATTCATTTGCGATAGCTGGTTGGATAGCTGCCATGGTATTTGTAAAAGGTTTAGAACGTATGGACGCTGATGAAGCAATTTCATGGGAAAACTTTATTGAAGCGATGGAAGAATCAGTATTTAATTATGGATTAGGAAGCCCGTTAGACTTCACTGGAGGAAAACGTGTTGGAACACAAATTATGTCTTTCTTACAAATGAAAGTTGAAGACGAAGTTGGTTATTTTGAAATTGCTGAATCAATGGAAGCAGTTGATCAAATATTAGCAAGACAAGAATAA
- a CDS encoding ABC transporter ATP-binding protein, which produces MLKTEDLHVSYGGIRALRGVNINIPQGEIVAILGANGAGKTTLLRTISGLVKSEQGKVIYLDNNITKAPVEKIVKNGILHVPEGRQIFEDLSVFENLKIGAFSTEKKEMKFQNLDSDVQKLVIQRLKQLSIKDNPTVILNKQEAFMQNLSFVYRLFPVLKERKSQIATTLSGGEMQMLAIGRALMGSPKLLILDEPSLGLAPLIIKSIFETITMLKEQGLSILIVEQNALQTLKIADYAYVLQIGKVVKEGKAKDLIKDHSLIEAYLG; this is translated from the coding sequence ATTTTAAAAACAGAAGACCTTCATGTTTCCTATGGTGGCATTCGCGCATTAAGAGGTGTGAATATCAATATCCCTCAAGGGGAAATTGTGGCTATTCTTGGAGCCAATGGTGCAGGTAAAACAACGCTTTTAAGAACTATTTCTGGTCTGGTTAAATCAGAACAAGGCAAGGTTATATATTTGGACAATAATATTACCAAAGCGCCGGTTGAAAAGATTGTTAAAAACGGTATTTTACATGTTCCAGAAGGAAGGCAAATATTTGAAGATTTATCAGTTTTTGAAAACCTCAAAATTGGTGCGTTTTCAACTGAAAAAAAAGAAATGAAGTTCCAAAATTTAGATTCAGATGTTCAAAAATTGGTTATTCAAAGATTAAAACAATTAAGTATCAAAGATAATCCTACAGTGATTTTGAATAAACAAGAAGCATTCATGCAAAATTTATCTTTTGTATATCGTTTATTCCCTGTACTAAAAGAAAGAAAATCACAAATTGCAACCACCTTATCCGGTGGTGAGATGCAAATGTTGGCGATTGGTAGAGCCTTAATGGGGAGTCCCAAATTATTAATTTTAGATGAACCATCATTAGGATTAGCCCCATTAATCATTAAGAGTATCTTTGAAACGATTACCATGTTAAAAGAACAAGGTTTATCAATTTTAATCGTTGAACAAAACGCTTTACAAACTTTAAAAATCGCTGATTATGCTTATGTATTACAAATTGGTAAGGTGGTTAAAGAAGGTAAGGCAAAAGATTTAATCAAAGATCATAGTTTAATTGAAGCTTATTTAGGATAG
- a CDS encoding signal peptidase I, producing the protein MKRKFKKILSYMPFVLLAITLLLIMQLGYSLANGEVPTIFGKAIAYVPTKSMQDEIMAGDMIIIDTSYDQVYEGDIVSFYANVDGKRVSITHRIIAINGDVFTTKGDNNDIIYDWEKNISKDNIIGVYRGSKSAFIGGIYGALFSSNFNILFLLIILIFVVIMVLEAINIIKQIQEHKQKDEKEKLINEAKEKLREKEDDA; encoded by the coding sequence ATGAAACGTAAATTTAAAAAAATATTATCATATATGCCTTTTGTATTACTTGCTATAACGCTTTTGTTAATTATGCAATTGGGTTATTCTTTAGCCAATGGAGAAGTTCCTACAATTTTTGGTAAGGCTATAGCTTATGTTCCAACAAAATCTATGCAAGATGAAATCATGGCTGGAGATATGATTATTATTGATACGAGCTATGACCAAGTATATGAAGGTGATATCGTTTCTTTTTATGCCAATGTTGATGGGAAGAGAGTGAGTATCACCCATAGAATTATTGCAATAAATGGTGATGTTTTCACCACTAAGGGTGATAATAATGATATTATTTATGATTGGGAAAAAAATATCAGTAAAGATAATATTATAGGTGTCTATAGGGGTTCAAAGTCTGCTTTTATAGGGGGAATTTATGGAGCTCTATTTTCTAGTAATTTTAATATTTTATTTTTATTGATTATCTTAATATTTGTAGTTATTATGGTTTTAGAAGCCATAAATATAATTAAACAAATTCAAGAACATAAGCAAAAAGATGAAAAAGAAAAGTTGATTAATGAAGCTAAAGAAAAACTAAGAGAAAAAGAGGATGATGCATGA
- a CDS encoding DUF2357 domain-containing protein, with translation MKEGTAKRYYKKLNTTIEGLNKVDEFAKQFRKLLNSSDMELYQKERREKRVFDDSWMDEVEDIIPIIDKLTRNPRESLKKVSEVVAVERAKKIDSDTIRHLAANTQNIKERDRFGNVIPSKVLTSYYDQDLGTYENRFLMSLVNKLFTFIELRYNLIVEKMHTEYANVLNVKSKLEWEKTYIDYDISLNIHRDIDDDEMGQKNQELLERMTEVRKAITNYKMSHFMQEMKGFPPVRSPIMMTNIIRKNVDFNKCYNLWVTLDRVDRVGYESDVFDRDVLLDKKYEDQLKEALMILYATVSNSQIEDLDFARPLNYLREKKAKVLQRIDKDQYLQAGEYLLEDHTLNQYFLDKIKEANTERFKTLKDAGIAEEESIKIVYRKLQEIADNAFVDFIESNYKPDEIDDIHERIKVQRQVMDVYRDIEKVKAENNKDFKTNKALALLNLKNYRDELKAIEEAKKQKQREIEEEERRQRLAALDEKAREEVLKQEKIQEAKRILEEAKKERQKKKNK, from the coding sequence ATGAAAGAAGGCACTGCTAAGCGTTATTATAAAAAATTAAATACAACCATTGAAGGTTTAAATAAAGTTGATGAATTTGCTAAGCAGTTTAGAAAACTTTTGAATAGTTCTGATATGGAACTATATCAAAAAGAACGACGAGAAAAACGTGTTTTTGATGATTCTTGGATGGATGAAGTTGAAGATATTATACCTATCATTGATAAGTTAACCAGGAATCCAAGAGAATCATTAAAAAAAGTATCTGAGGTTGTCGCAGTTGAAAGAGCTAAGAAGATTGACTCAGATACCATTCGCCATTTGGCTGCCAATACTCAAAACATTAAAGAAAGAGATCGCTTTGGGAATGTGATTCCTTCAAAGGTATTAACATCTTATTATGATCAAGATTTAGGAACCTATGAAAATAGGTTTTTAATGTCTTTAGTCAATAAATTGTTTACATTTATTGAGTTAAGATATAATTTAATTGTTGAAAAAATGCATACGGAATACGCCAATGTGTTAAATGTTAAATCAAAATTAGAATGGGAAAAAACTTATATCGATTATGATATATCTTTAAATATTCATCGTGATATTGATGATGATGAAATGGGACAAAAAAACCAAGAGTTATTGGAAAGAATGACTGAAGTAAGAAAAGCCATTACCAATTATAAAATGTCTCATTTTATGCAAGAAATGAAAGGTTTTCCTCCGGTTAGAAGTCCTATTATGATGACCAATATTATTCGTAAAAATGTAGATTTTAATAAGTGTTATAATCTATGGGTAACCTTGGATAGGGTCGATAGAGTCGGTTATGAATCAGATGTTTTTGATCGAGATGTTTTATTAGATAAAAAGTATGAAGATCAATTAAAAGAAGCTTTAATGATTCTTTATGCGACGGTATCTAATTCACAAATTGAAGATTTAGATTTTGCTAGACCACTTAATTATTTAAGGGAGAAAAAAGCTAAGGTTCTTCAACGTATTGATAAAGACCAATACTTACAAGCTGGTGAATATCTTTTAGAAGACCATACTTTAAATCAGTATTTTCTAGATAAAATTAAAGAAGCGAATACTGAAAGATTTAAGACTTTAAAAGACGCTGGTATTGCTGAAGAAGAATCTATTAAAATTGTTTATAGAAAATTACAAGAAATCGCTGATAATGCTTTTGTTGATTTTATAGAAAGTAATTATAAGCCTGATGAAATTGATGATATACATGAACGTATTAAGGTTCAAAGACAAGTTATGGATGTTTATCGTGATATTGAAAAGGTTAAAGCTGAAAACAATAAAGATTTTAAAACCAATAAGGCTTTGGCCTTATTAAACTTAAAGAATTATCGTGATGAGTTAAAGGCTATTGAAGAAGCTAAGAAACAAAAACAAAGAGAAATCGAAGAAGAAGAAAGAAGACAAAGATTAGCTGCTTTAGATGAAAAAGCCAGAGAAGAAGTCTTAAAACAAGAGAAAATTCAAGAAGCTAAAAGGATTCTTGAAGAAGCCAAAAAAGAAAGACAAAAAAAGAAAAACAAATAG
- a CDS encoding alpha/beta fold hydrolase, which translates to MSIFKYKDKNVFYQLDGNKDNPKLLILNGIMMSTKSWQPFMETLTEHFHVLRVDFLDQGQSDKMTDNYKQDMQIDLLKALLDELKIKKINLVGISYGGEVALSFALKHQTYVQRLILFNSSAYTNPLLKDIGRSWIKAGQTRDGSLYYKTTIPIIYSPSYYEAKLEWMQKREEILTPIFSNPEFLDAMERLTLSAESFDVRDQLKDLDIHTLIITADEDFLTPRKEQEYLAKHIKNAHWMTIPGVGHASMYENPLLFTSLITGFFLVKQETYQI; encoded by the coding sequence ATGAGCATTTTTAAGTATAAAGATAAAAATGTTTTTTATCAGTTAGATGGGAATAAAGATAATCCAAAATTATTAATTTTAAACGGTATTATGATGTCTACTAAGTCTTGGCAACCTTTTATGGAAACATTAACTGAACATTTTCACGTTTTAAGGGTTGATTTCCTTGACCAAGGTCAATCAGATAAAATGACTGACAACTATAAACAAGACATGCAAATTGACTTATTAAAAGCTTTATTAGATGAATTAAAGATCAAGAAAATAAATTTAGTTGGGATTTCTTATGGCGGGGAAGTTGCTTTATCTTTTGCTTTGAAACATCAAACTTATGTTCAAAGATTAATTTTATTTAATTCATCAGCCTATACAAATCCTTTATTAAAAGATATAGGAAGGTCTTGGATTAAAGCAGGTCAAACCAGAGACGGTTCTTTATATTATAAAACAACCATTCCAATCATCTATTCACCATCTTATTATGAAGCTAAGTTAGAATGGATGCAAAAAAGAGAAGAAATCTTAACACCTATTTTTTCTAATCCAGAATTTTTAGATGCTATGGAGAGATTGACTTTATCAGCTGAATCTTTTGATGTAAGAGATCAGTTAAAAGATTTAGACATACATACATTGATTATTACCGCTGATGAAGATTTCTTAACACCTAGAAAAGAACAAGAATATTTAGCTAAACATATTAAAAACGCCCATTGGATGACCATACCGGGGGTAGGTCATGCCTCAATGTATGAAAATCCATTATTGTTTACATCATTGATTACAGGGTTTTTCTTAGTTAAACAAGAAACTTATCAAATATAA